Proteins encoded by one window of Sorex araneus isolate mSorAra2 chromosome 3, mSorAra2.pri, whole genome shotgun sequence:
- the SPEF1 gene encoding sperm flagellar protein 1, translating into MAGSVDEEALHQLYLWVDNIPLSRPKRNLCRDFSDGVLVAEVIKYYFPKMVEMHNYVPANSLQQKLSNWGHLNRKVLNKLNFSVPDDVMRKIAQCAPGVVELVLIPLRQRLEERQRRRKLGAGSLQELAAPQDGTGYMDVGFPQKAPGEGAQDPKGGAPLRGSRQPPPRPPGYSQALQGDPSFVLQIAEKEQELLASQETVQVLQMKVRRLEHLLQLKNVRIDDLSRRLQQAERKQR; encoded by the exons ATGGCGGGCAGCGTGGACGAAGAGGCGCTGCACCAGCTGTACCTGTGGGTCGACAACATCCCCCTATCCCGGCCCAAGCGGAATCTCTGCCGGGACTTCAGTGACGGAG TCCTGGTTGCAGAGGTGATCAAGTATTACTTCCCCAAGATGGTGGAGATGCACAATTATGTACCTGCCAATTCCCTTCAGCAGAAGCTCAGCAACTGGGGGCACCTGAACAG GAAGGTGCTGAACAAACTCAACTTCTCGGTCCCAGATGACGTGATGCGCAAGATTGCGCAGTGCGCCCCTGGCGTGGTGGAGCTGGTGCTCATCCCCCTGAGGCAGCGCCTGGAAGAGCGGCAGAGGCGCAGAAAGCTGGGTGCTGGCTCTTTACAG GAGCTGGCCGCTCCCCAGGATGGCACTGGCTACATGGATGTGG GTTTCCCCCAGAAGGCCCCAGGGGAAGGTGCCCAGGATCCCAAGGGAGGGGCGCCGCTCAG AGGGAGCCGGCAGCCGCCCCCCCGACCTCCAGGCTATAGCCAGGCTCTGCAGGGCGACCCAAGCTTCGTTCTCCAGATCGCAGAAAAGGAGCAGGAGTTGTTGGCCTCGCAGGAGACCGTGCag GTCTTGCAGATGAAGGTCAGGCGCTTGGAGCACCTGCTCCAGCTCAAGAATGTGCGCATTGATGACCTCTCGCGGCGGCTCCAGCAGGCAGAGCGGAAGCAGCGGTGA
- the ADISSP gene encoding UPF0687 protein C20orf27 homolog produces the protein MAAANKGSKPRVRSIRFAAGHDAEGSQGHVHFDEKLHDSVVMVTQESDHSFLVKVGFLKILHKYEITFTLPPVHRLSSDTRQAPVPSLHLRLLSVSPSPEGYSVKCEYSAHKEGVLKEEMLLACEGGAGTCVRVTVQARVMDRHHGTPMLLDGVKCVGAELEYDSEHSDWHGFD, from the exons ATGGCTGCAGCCAACAAGG GCAGCAAGCCCAGAGTCCGGAGTATCCGCTTTGCGGCGGGCCACGATGCCGAAGGCTCCCAGGGCCACGTCCACTTTGACGAGAAGCTGCACGACTCGGTGGTGATGGTCACCCAGGAGAGTGACCACAGCTTTCTGGTCAAG GTCGGTTTCCTGAAGATCCTGCACAAGTACGAGATCACCTTCACGCTGCCCCCCGTGCACAGGCTGAGCAGCGACACCCGCCAGGCGCCCGTGCCCAGCCTGCACCTCCGGCTCCTCAGCGTCTCGCCCAGCCCGGAAG GCTACAGCGTCAAGTGTGAGTACTCGGCGCACAAGGAGGGCGTGCTCAAGGAGGAGATGCTGCTGGCCTGCGAGGGCGGCGCGGGCACCTGCGTGCGCGTGACGGTGCAGGCCCGCGTCATGG ACCGCCACCACGGGACGCCCATGCTGCTGGACGGCGTCAAGTGCGTGGGCGCCGAGCTGGAGTACGACTCGGAGCACAGCGACTGGCACGGCTTCGACTga